In Haemorhous mexicanus isolate bHaeMex1 chromosome 6, bHaeMex1.pri, whole genome shotgun sequence, a single window of DNA contains:
- the VRK1 gene encoding serine/threonine-protein kinase VRK1 isoform X3 codes for MPNKKTAGRAPSKVKLAELFSLGEVLADTSRKEWKLGVPVGEGGFGRLYLADVNSSKSVGSDAPYVAKVEPSQNGPLFTELKFYMRAAKPDEIQKWTKSHKLKYLGVPRYWGSGLHERNGNSYRFMIMDRFGRDLQKMYEENAKQFPHKTVLQLGLRVLDILEYVHEHEYVHADIKASNLLLSYKNPNQVYLVDYGLAYRYCPEGVHKVYKENPKKCHDGTVEYTSIDAHKGVAPSRRGDLEILGYCMIHWLSGHLPWEDNLKDPNFVRDSKIRCRDNISILMDKCFPGKNKPDEIAKYMEKVKVLSYEEKPVYQHFREILLQGLKAIGQKDDGLLDFGLAENGDFQRNPVQKKRRKAAAAASESTEAKMEDTGSPKKKKAAISNAIAARTQKMTSPKKSTATRKRVKK; via the exons ATGCCAAATAAGAAAACGGCTGGAAGAGCCCCTTCAAAAGTGAAACTTGCTGAATTGTTTAGTCTGGGGGAGGTTCTAGCAGACACATcaagaaaagaatggaaattaGGTGTCCCTGTAGGGGAGGGAGGCTTTGGACGCCTATACCTTG CTGATGTTAATTCTTCAAAGTCGGTTGGCAGTGATGCCCCTTATGTTGCAAAAGTG GAACCCAGCCAGAATGGACCTCTTTTTACTGAGTTAAAGTTCTACATGCGAGCTGCTAAGCCAGATGAAA ttCAGAAGTGGACTAAGTCCcataaactgaaatatttaggTGTACCAAGATATTGGGGTTCTGGCTTGCAtgaaagaaatggaaacag CTATCGATTTATGATAATGGACCGATTTGGCAGAGATCTTCAGAAGATGTATGAAGAGAATGCAAAGCAATTTCCCCATAAAACTGTACTGCAATTAGGCCTGAGAGTa CTTGATATTCTGGAATATGTCCATGAGCATGAATATGTGCATGCAGACATCAAGGCCTCAAACCTCCTTCTGAGTTACAAGAACCCTAATCAG GTGTACCTGGTGGATTATGGACTTGCCTACCGGTACTGTCCTGAAGGAGTTCACAAAGTATATAAAGAAAATCCTAAAAAGTGCCATGATGGAACTGTGGAATATACCAGTATTGATGCACACAAGGGTGTGG CACCATCGAGACGTGGTGATCTGGAGATCTTGGGTTACTGTATGATTCATTGGCTTAGTGGCCATCTACCATGGGAAGATAATTTGAAAGATCCAAATTTTGTCAGAGACTCAAAAATCAG atgtAGAGATAATATTTCCATTTTGATGGACAaatgctttcctgggaaaaataaACCAG ATGAAATAGCCAAATACATGGAAAAGGTGAAGGTACTCAGCTATGAAGAGAAACCTGTTTATCAGCATTTCCGAGAAATACTTCTGCAAGGTCTCAAGGCCATTGGACAAAAAGATGATGGTTTGCTTGACTTTGGCTTGGCAGAGAATGGAGACTTTCAGAGAAATCCTGTGCAAAAG aaaagaagaaaggcagcagctgcagccagtgaAAGCACTGAGGCAAAAATGGAAGATACAGGAAgtccaaagaaaaagaaagctgctaTTTCAA ATGCAATTGCTGCCAGAACCCAGAAGATGACCTCACcaaagaaaagcacagcaacCAGAAAGAGAGTCAAGAAGTAA
- the VRK1 gene encoding serine/threonine-protein kinase VRK1 isoform X1, whose amino-acid sequence MLGGGAGAGGPPGAAGSAGISDREEGAAPGPLAQEVLGASGCLWGKMPNKKTAGRAPSKVKLAELFSLGEVLADTSRKEWKLGVPVGEGGFGRLYLADVNSSKSVGSDAPYVAKVEPSQNGPLFTELKFYMRAAKPDEIQKWTKSHKLKYLGVPRYWGSGLHERNGNSYRFMIMDRFGRDLQKMYEENAKQFPHKTVLQLGLRVLDILEYVHEHEYVHADIKASNLLLSYKNPNQVYLVDYGLAYRYCPEGVHKVYKENPKKCHDGTVEYTSIDAHKGVAPSRRGDLEILGYCMIHWLSGHLPWEDNLKDPNFVRDSKIRCRDNISILMDKCFPGKNKPDEIAKYMEKVKVLSYEEKPVYQHFREILLQGLKAIGQKDDGLLDFGLAENGDFQRNPVQKKRRKAAAAASESTEAKMEDTGSPKKKKAAISNAIAARTQKMTSPKKSTATRKRVKK is encoded by the exons ATGCTGGGAGGTGgcgccggggcgggcgggccgCCGGGGGCCGCGGGCAGTGCGGGAATTTCGGACCGGGAGGAAGGAGCGGCGCCGGGCCCGCTCgcgcaggaggtacttggagCCAGCGGCTGCCTCTGGG GGAAAATGCCAAATAAGAAAACGGCTGGAAGAGCCCCTTCAAAAGTGAAACTTGCTGAATTGTTTAGTCTGGGGGAGGTTCTAGCAGACACATcaagaaaagaatggaaattaGGTGTCCCTGTAGGGGAGGGAGGCTTTGGACGCCTATACCTTG CTGATGTTAATTCTTCAAAGTCGGTTGGCAGTGATGCCCCTTATGTTGCAAAAGTG GAACCCAGCCAGAATGGACCTCTTTTTACTGAGTTAAAGTTCTACATGCGAGCTGCTAAGCCAGATGAAA ttCAGAAGTGGACTAAGTCCcataaactgaaatatttaggTGTACCAAGATATTGGGGTTCTGGCTTGCAtgaaagaaatggaaacag CTATCGATTTATGATAATGGACCGATTTGGCAGAGATCTTCAGAAGATGTATGAAGAGAATGCAAAGCAATTTCCCCATAAAACTGTACTGCAATTAGGCCTGAGAGTa CTTGATATTCTGGAATATGTCCATGAGCATGAATATGTGCATGCAGACATCAAGGCCTCAAACCTCCTTCTGAGTTACAAGAACCCTAATCAG GTGTACCTGGTGGATTATGGACTTGCCTACCGGTACTGTCCTGAAGGAGTTCACAAAGTATATAAAGAAAATCCTAAAAAGTGCCATGATGGAACTGTGGAATATACCAGTATTGATGCACACAAGGGTGTGG CACCATCGAGACGTGGTGATCTGGAGATCTTGGGTTACTGTATGATTCATTGGCTTAGTGGCCATCTACCATGGGAAGATAATTTGAAAGATCCAAATTTTGTCAGAGACTCAAAAATCAG atgtAGAGATAATATTTCCATTTTGATGGACAaatgctttcctgggaaaaataaACCAG ATGAAATAGCCAAATACATGGAAAAGGTGAAGGTACTCAGCTATGAAGAGAAACCTGTTTATCAGCATTTCCGAGAAATACTTCTGCAAGGTCTCAAGGCCATTGGACAAAAAGATGATGGTTTGCTTGACTTTGGCTTGGCAGAGAATGGAGACTTTCAGAGAAATCCTGTGCAAAAG aaaagaagaaaggcagcagctgcagccagtgaAAGCACTGAGGCAAAAATGGAAGATACAGGAAgtccaaagaaaaagaaagctgctaTTTCAA ATGCAATTGCTGCCAGAACCCAGAAGATGACCTCACcaaagaaaagcacagcaacCAGAAAGAGAGTCAAGAAGTAA
- the VRK1 gene encoding serine/threonine-protein kinase VRK1 isoform X2: MGRGNAGRWRRGGRAAGGRGQCGNFGPGGRSGAGPARAGGKMPNKKTAGRAPSKVKLAELFSLGEVLADTSRKEWKLGVPVGEGGFGRLYLADVNSSKSVGSDAPYVAKVEPSQNGPLFTELKFYMRAAKPDEIQKWTKSHKLKYLGVPRYWGSGLHERNGNSYRFMIMDRFGRDLQKMYEENAKQFPHKTVLQLGLRVLDILEYVHEHEYVHADIKASNLLLSYKNPNQVYLVDYGLAYRYCPEGVHKVYKENPKKCHDGTVEYTSIDAHKGVAPSRRGDLEILGYCMIHWLSGHLPWEDNLKDPNFVRDSKIRCRDNISILMDKCFPGKNKPDEIAKYMEKVKVLSYEEKPVYQHFREILLQGLKAIGQKDDGLLDFGLAENGDFQRNPVQKKRRKAAAAASESTEAKMEDTGSPKKKKAAISNAIAARTQKMTSPKKSTATRKRVKK, from the exons ATGGGCAGGGGCAATGCTGGGAGGTGgcgccggggcgggcgggccgCCGGGGGCCGCGGGCAGTGCGGGAATTTCGGACCGGGAGGAAGGAGCGGCGCCGGGCCCGCTCgcgcaggag GGAAAATGCCAAATAAGAAAACGGCTGGAAGAGCCCCTTCAAAAGTGAAACTTGCTGAATTGTTTAGTCTGGGGGAGGTTCTAGCAGACACATcaagaaaagaatggaaattaGGTGTCCCTGTAGGGGAGGGAGGCTTTGGACGCCTATACCTTG CTGATGTTAATTCTTCAAAGTCGGTTGGCAGTGATGCCCCTTATGTTGCAAAAGTG GAACCCAGCCAGAATGGACCTCTTTTTACTGAGTTAAAGTTCTACATGCGAGCTGCTAAGCCAGATGAAA ttCAGAAGTGGACTAAGTCCcataaactgaaatatttaggTGTACCAAGATATTGGGGTTCTGGCTTGCAtgaaagaaatggaaacag CTATCGATTTATGATAATGGACCGATTTGGCAGAGATCTTCAGAAGATGTATGAAGAGAATGCAAAGCAATTTCCCCATAAAACTGTACTGCAATTAGGCCTGAGAGTa CTTGATATTCTGGAATATGTCCATGAGCATGAATATGTGCATGCAGACATCAAGGCCTCAAACCTCCTTCTGAGTTACAAGAACCCTAATCAG GTGTACCTGGTGGATTATGGACTTGCCTACCGGTACTGTCCTGAAGGAGTTCACAAAGTATATAAAGAAAATCCTAAAAAGTGCCATGATGGAACTGTGGAATATACCAGTATTGATGCACACAAGGGTGTGG CACCATCGAGACGTGGTGATCTGGAGATCTTGGGTTACTGTATGATTCATTGGCTTAGTGGCCATCTACCATGGGAAGATAATTTGAAAGATCCAAATTTTGTCAGAGACTCAAAAATCAG atgtAGAGATAATATTTCCATTTTGATGGACAaatgctttcctgggaaaaataaACCAG ATGAAATAGCCAAATACATGGAAAAGGTGAAGGTACTCAGCTATGAAGAGAAACCTGTTTATCAGCATTTCCGAGAAATACTTCTGCAAGGTCTCAAGGCCATTGGACAAAAAGATGATGGTTTGCTTGACTTTGGCTTGGCAGAGAATGGAGACTTTCAGAGAAATCCTGTGCAAAAG aaaagaagaaaggcagcagctgcagccagtgaAAGCACTGAGGCAAAAATGGAAGATACAGGAAgtccaaagaaaaagaaagctgctaTTTCAA ATGCAATTGCTGCCAGAACCCAGAAGATGACCTCACcaaagaaaagcacagcaacCAGAAAGAGAGTCAAGAAGTAA